In Leptospira congkakensis, the DNA window AAATCAATCACCGGTTTTTAACTGAGGTTCGTAACAAAGGTGTATTGTCAGAAGAAGAAATTAGGCAAGTGAGTATCATAGAAGAAGGAAACGAAAAACGAATTCGAATGGCGAATTTGGCTGTGATTGGTTCCTACCGCGTGAATGGAGTTGCTGAGTTACATTCGGAACTCATTAAAAAAACAATATTCCAAGCCTTCACCAAAGTATTTCCTGAAAAATTTAATAACAAAACTAATGGAATCACTCCGCGCCGTTGGTTACTCCAATCAAATCCAAGTTTGGCAAATCTAATTTCCAAACGAATTGGAAACGAGTTTACAACAGACCTTTACCAATTAAAAAAATTGGAATCTTTTGTGGATGATGCGGACTTTCAAAAGGATTGGCAGATAGTAAAACAAACGGCCAAAGATGATTTGACCAAACTCATTAAAAGTGAAACAGGAATTTCTATTGATCCGAAATCTCTCATTGATGTACAAATCAAACGATTCCATGAATACAAACGCCAACTTTTGAATATCCTCCGTGTGATTGCTTTGTATCGAAGGATCAAAGAAAATCCTTCTCGCGAAGTGACACCTCGAACAGTGATTTTTGGTGGGAAAGCGGCCCCTGGTTATTATATGGCCAAACTCATCATCAAACTCATCAATAACGTAGCTTGGGTCATCAATCGTGATCCGGACGTTGCTGACAGATTGAAGGTGGTTTTTTTACCAAACTACCGTGTGAGTTTGGCCGAGAGAATCATCCCCGGAAGTAATCTATCGGAACAAATTTCGACTGCAGGTACAGAAGCATCAGGTACTAGTAACATGAAGTTTATGTTAAACGGTGCTCTCACTATTGGAACTTTGGACGGAGCCAATGTGGAAATTTTGGAAGAGGTGGGGCCGGAAAATATTTATATCTTTGGCCTTCATACAGAAGAAGTATTCCGTTTGAAAGAAGCCGGCTACCAACCCGCAGATTACATTCGCAAAAACGACGAACTCCATAGAGTGCTCCTCATGATCCGCGAGAATTTATTTTCCATGGGAGAACCTGGAATCTTTGGCCCCATCTATGATAGCCTCTATTACACAGACAATTATCTACTGATGGCCGATTTTAATGCCTATGACGAGACTCAGGAACTGGTAGCGCGAGATTATTTGAACGAAACCACTTGGACCAAAAAATCCATTTTGAATGTGGCTCGGTCTGGCAAATTTTCCTCAGACCGGACGATTCGGGAATATGCGAAAGATATCTGGAAGGTTCCCCTTCTTGACACAGTTCCACCCAAAACTATCTACAAATTGCCACAAAACTGAATCGACATAAAAGAACTAAGGTTATATTGTTCCAAGGAAAGGGTTCCAAATGAGTAAAGGTTATATTATATGTGTCGATGATGAAATATCGGTATTGGAGACGCTTGCGGAGCAACTTCTGGCTCGATTTGGTGAATCCCATATTGTAGAGACTGCCAGTAGTGCGGAAGAGGCACTTTCCCTCATCGACGAAATCATCAGTAGCAATGACATCGTAGAGTTGATTGTTTCTGACCAAGTGATGCCTGGAATGAAGGGAGATCGATTTTTGGAACAGGTGCACCACCGTGCTCCAGATGCGATCAAAATCCTTCTCACTGGCCAGGCGGGACTTGATTCCGCAATCTATGCCATTAATAACGGGGGACTCAGTCGGTATGTCGAAAAACCTTGGAACATTGAAGAACTCTCCAAAGACATCAAAGACCTACTCGATAAGTTCCGGCAGAATTTGGAAAACCAACACCTCATCCAAGCTCTCAACCGCCGCATTCTCGAATTGGAATCTGGACAACAGTAAAAAACAATTCCTGATCTTAGGGCTCATTTTTCTTTCTCTTTCTCCAATTTTTGGGAAGGAGAAAGAACTCAGTCCCGAACAAATCTCCAAAAAAAAAGAAGTCCTTTCTAAAATGGTTCGTTATGGAACGAGCCAAGAAAGAAAACAAGCGTTATATGAACTAACTCGTTTCCCAAAAGAAACTGCAGGTGAACTTTATACATTAGTGGGAGAACAATTAAAAACGGAAAAAGATATGGGGATGAAAATAGTCCTCTTAAAAACCGTTGGTGATTTGGATTTAAAAGAAAATAAAGATACCATCATTTCTCTTTTTGAAGATTCCAATGAAGATGTAACCAAACAAGCAGTCACTTCTGCAAAAAAAATGAAACTAGCAGAAGCAACAAATCCCTTACTCGAAAAAGTAAAAAAAGAAGACTTCACCAAAAATTCCAATTCACTCAGTCTTTATATCAGTACTCTTGGTGAATTGCCAGATGGTAAAGTGGCTGCCTCCTTTCTTGAAACAAAATTTCGCGAAAAGTTTAACAATGCAGATATGCGTGGGCAAATTGCGTTGTACTTCGGAGCTGTGCTTTATGCTGAAGCAGAGTCGGCGTTAATGGAAGTTGCGTTTGATGAAATCCAACCCACAACACTTAGATGTTATTCTATGAATACACTTGGGAAATTAAAATCAGATACCGCTAAACCTAAGTTATATGAATTATTGGATTCCTTAAAAAAAACTGCTGGTAAGTTGGATGCAAAAAAAGCCCAATCTTTAAAAATTTATGCCATTGGAGCTCTTGTCACCATGGGTGATAAAGAAGTATTCCAAGAACTAAATGAATTTGCTCGTGATGATGATAGTATGGTGCGGCTGCGCGCCATTGAATTTATGGGAAGTTTGAAAGATCCCAAAGCATTAGAATTATTAGAATACAAACGAGACCGAGATCCAAGCCCGAAAGTACAAAAGGCTGCTAAAAAAGCCATCGACCAAATCAACGGAAAAGAGACCGCTCCCGAAGAAGAAAAATCGACGGAAGAAAAACCAGAAGAAGAACCGAAATGAAAGGAAAAGTTTTTTTTTCTTTCTATATCTTTCTCTCGATTGTGTTTGGGATCTCACTCCATTCGGAAGAAGATGGGCGTTATACGGGACCTATATCTCGTTCGGAAAAAAGAATTTTAGATGGAAAATCTGAGTTCCAAAAATCGGGAACTTTTCCCTTAGAATGGAAATTGTTTTTTAAGGGTAAACAAGGGGATTTTGTTGTTTTTTATGATTTGAACGGTGATGAAATTCACTACCGCTACAGACGGAATAAATTCGATTTGGATGCGGAATTCTTTGTGAAGGATTTGTTTCCTGGCAATCCTTACCGAGTGAAAGGCGAATGGATTGGTTATTATTTTTATTCCGTAGATGAAAGAGGGAAACGTTCGTCTTTACCTACCCCGAAAAAGTTACCTGCTGAACCTAAGGAATTTGTCGATAGACAATCCATTCCTATTTTTAAGTTAATCGAATACATCGAAGTCCGCACGGATGATCTTCTCTATTAAAAATCAAATTTTTGTAATAATTGAAAATTGATAAATAAGATAGGATTTGGATCATTTTCTTTTTCCGAATAACTCACGTTTAATGAAATAAAAGGACTCACCCATTTGAGTTTGATGATTTCTTGTCTGTCAGTTAAGTTGATATTAAAATCTGTAGCATAGGTCCAGTTTTCAAACCAAGCTCTTGTTTTGGGTTGGCCTTCTCTAAAAATTCCACTTAACTCTAATAAATTTCCGGTTCCAATGGGGATTGCCAATTTCCCTTCCCATTGCCCTCCGTTTTCTCTGGATTCAAATCCAAAAGCCACTACTGCTTTTTCTTTTCTCCATTCATAAAATGCTGCTCGTCCAATCTCATTCCATTGGAAGTTCCCTGATTCATTGTATTCTCTATACCGATAAATTAGGTTTCCCCACTCACTTACAAAAAAAGGAAAAAATCCTGACCTTCCATTTTCATACCTATGGCCTTCTGTCGAACTTAAGAATTCAGATCCAACCAAGTGTTGAAAACTCATCCTTGAATAACCTAGGCTCTGTGGGATTTGTGGTCTCACTTCTTCGGGTGATACCATTCCATAGAGTAAGGGTGAATCTCTATACACAGTGGCATCTAGGAAAAACTTAGATTCAGGAGATTCTGACTTTAAATACACAAATCCTACGGATTCTTTTTTGTTGAATATGGATTCGGATTGGATTCTGTGTGATCCCCAATCTTTAGAATTCCAAGATTCATTGATATACAAACTAGATTTGTTATCACCGCTTGACCAGACTCCCGAATAGGATTTGTTTGGTGATACAAAATAAAGTCCAGGATGGGATGAAAATGTGGCGGCATGATAAATTCCGAATTCATATTCCTTACTATCATATAACAATCGATAACCTAGAAAATTGGAAAACAAAATGGGCTGGGGGAGGGGAGATCCTGTTCGTTCCAGTTGGGAGTAAAAGTTTGGATCTTTTGCAAAATAAAAATGGGGAATGGGTTTGTAACGGTTCCCTGAGGTGAATCGAAATTGTTGGAAAGTAAGATTTGTTCCGTAAGAAAAATTCTCATCTCGTTTTTCTAAGATCCAAATTTGACCTTTGGCTCGGCCACCAAGGAAAAGTGAGGAATGATTTTTTTCTTCTCTTGGCAAATACCGGACATCTAGGTTTTGGTAACTCATTCCAAAAAATAGTTCATAAAGTAGATCTGTTGTATTTGAGAGTGGTAGATCCTTTTTTATATTCTTTGTTTGGGATTCATTAGCAAATTTTTGATTTGTTTTAGTAGGAGATTGTGATTTGAAAGTATCCTTTCCAATAAACGTTTGTTTGTTGGTATATAAAGTAATCTGTTTTTGTTTCCAAACCTTAGAAACAAGAGCTGCATCCTTTCCTTGGAGGGACTTTTTCCACTTTAAAAAATTTTCGGGTGGTTGTTTGGCTTTTTCCTTCCAAGCGGCGGCCAAATGGGGAGGAAACCCTGCCGCTAAAAGTTCTGAAATGGAAACTTGGTCAGGCTTTTTTTCTACAGCATACAAACTCTGTACGAAACAAATCCACAAAATAACCCCAATTTTCTGCCAATCCACCAGGATGGAGGTCTGAAATTTTGTTTTTTTGCCCTCAATCCAGTTGCTTTTTTTGGAAAAGGGACATATTCTAATCCTCCCAATAAAAAAAATTACGCTTGGGTGCGGGTTTTGTCCCAGGTGAATGCTAAATTTATATATAGAAACCGATAAAAACGTGAAAAAAATATTGACTTAACTTCTCAAATGTTAAGTAGTGTAAACAAGCGTTTAGTATATTATTGGTATTATTTTTTAGTTTTATGTCGTCTAACATGATGACGGGGAGGAAAAACCTATGATCGTTCGATCCATCCAACAACCCGCTTACAACCGCCACAAGGACTCAGGTCTCGCTGGCCAAGGTCCGAAAAAGGGATTTTCCCAGAACCTAACTGGGAAGACCTTTGAAGAGTATTTGATGGAAGCCTTCCAAGGGGAAGTGGTTCAAAAAGGAGAGTGGGTATCCCCTGGTCTCTCTGATCTTGGCCAAAAGAACCTGAAGAGGATGTAGACCAAAATACCGGCTTCCCGTTCTAGAACAGGGAGCCAATGGCCGACAATCAAAGTATGGAGAAAGTATCCATACTTTGGGCTCTTGTTCGGCGTGACTATGCTCTGCAATATGCAGGATCCTTTTTGGGCATATCCTGGATGTTTTTGCAGAACTTAGTACTCATTAGTATGTACGCGCTGGTTTTTCTGGTGCTCAATTTAAAAACTCCCTCCACTCAAGAAGACTTCACTGCTTATCTTTTAACGGGATTACTCTATTGGATTCCCATCCAAGAACTACTCGTTCGTGGTACCGGGATCCTCACTGACAATCGAACTTTGTTAAAACGTTCCAGTCTCGGAATCGATTTATTTTTATGGATTCCTTATGTGCAATTTTTAATTCATAGCCTCATCACGTCCATTCCTGTGTTTTTATATTTGGCCTATTCTGGAAAACTAAATCTTTCTGGGGTTGCTCTTGGGTATTTGGTTCTTGTTTTGTCCGGATTGTATTTGATGTTACTCCTTCATTATCTTTCCCGTTTGAATATTTTGTTAAAAGATATATCACCTTTGATTCGTTTGGTGAGCCAGGTGGTTTTTTGGGGAATCCCTGTTTTGTATTATCCTAAAGGGTATTTAAAAGAGTGGAATGGATTGAATCCATTTACCATACCTTTGGATGTTTTTCGTAGTTCCGTGATTACAGGTTTTGTTCCTCAGTTTGATTGGATTCAAATTCTACCATTTTTGTTTTCATTTTTTCTAGTGTATTTACTTGCCAAACGTAAATTTCAATCGGTGATTTTGGATCACCTTTAATCTAAATGACTTCTGTTGTTTTAGAAAATCTTTCTAAAGATTATCATGGATTTTCGAAACCATGGAAAAGAATCTTAACGGGCCTTAGTTTTGGATACTTCGGAATTGATTCTAAATTTACCGCTTTACGATCGTTAAATTTGCGAGTTGGTTCCGGCGAAATTTTAGGGATCATTGGTAGAAATGGTGCTGGTAAATCTACACTTCTCAAACTCATCACAGGTGTGATTAGAAAAGACAAAGGGAGTTTAACTGTTAATGGATCGGTGAGAGCCCTTCTCGAACTCAGTGTTGGATTTAATCCAGAACTTTCTGGGGAAGAAAATGTCTATTACAACGGACTTGTTTGGGGATATAAACCATCTGAAATTAGAGAACTAATAGATTCCATTTTTGAATTTGCTGAATTGAGTGAATTTCGAAAGGCACCCTTAAAAAATTATAGTTCGGGAATGGCAATGCGACTTGGTTTTAGCCTTGCGACTGCAAAACGACCTGATATCTTGATTGTGGACGAAGCCTTGGCTGTTGGGGATGCAAGTTTCCAACAAAAATGTCTCAAAAGAATCAAAGAATTTTCCAACCTTGGATCCTGTATTTTGGTTGTGAGTCATGACCTTGGCCTTATCTCATACTTCTGTACAAGAGTGGTTCTTTTAAACAAAGGAACTATGTTATTTGATGGAAATCCCAAAGAAGCCATTGAAGAATACATGCACGTGTTAGCTGGTGCAGCCGAACCTTCTTCTATTCATAAATCAGAATCTATCCAAAATATACATGTCTCCCTTAAGAACCCAAAAGGGATAGATACACGTCATCATTTTCTAGGGGAACAGGCAACACTCCGAATCGAATTTCAAACAACCAAACCGGTCACTGAGGGAACAATTGGTTTTCATATTGATAGTGAAAAGGGGATTCGTATTTTTGGGACCAATTCCCATCATCTAGGGAAACCAAATATCAACTTAAATGCTCAGGAACGTTTGGTCGTTGAATTCCAATTCCCCATCCAGTTTGGAGAAGGGAAATACAGTTTGGGTGTTTCTATCCATAAAGGCGAGTCTCATATTGAAGGTAGTTATTTTTGGGGAGAATCCGTTTTGGATTTTGAGGTAGAACGAGGGAAAGTTGGAAAATTTGTAGGTGTTTGTCATTTACCAACAGAATTTGTCATCCAGACCCTTCCCAAATCGAACTAGAAAAACAGTTTCCTTCAACGGAAAATTCTAAATTCTGGAAATCCTATGAAAGTTTGTGTGGTCGGAACCGGATATGTAGGCCTAGTTGCTGGGACTTGTTTTGCTGAATACGGCAATGATGTAATTTGTATCGATAAAGATGAAAAAAAAATAAGCGATCTCAAACAAGGGATCATACCCATCTACGAACCGGGGCTTTCCGAACTTGTAGAAAGAAATTATAAAGAAGGAAGACTTAAGTTTTCTACTTCATTGAAAGATGGTGTCGAATCTTCCGAATTTGTTTTTATCGCGGTGGGAACTCCTACGTCGGACAATGGATCTGCCGATTTAAGATTTGTTTTTGCTGTGGCGGAAGAAGTTGGTAAAACCATGAATGGATATAAAATCATCGTGGATAAATCAACGGTTCCAGTTGGAACTGCTGACCAAGTGAAAGCGATCGTTGCAAAAAACACAAAACATCCGTTCGATGTTGTTTCCAATCCAGAATTTTTAAAAGAAGGCGCTGCCATCGAAGACTTTATGCGACCAGAACGAGTTGTGATTGGTGCCGAGTCTGAACTTGCCGCTAAAAAAATGAGTGAATTGTATTCTCCATTTGTTTTAAACGGAAACCCAATCATTACCATGAGCATCCGTTCTGCGGAACTTACAAAATATGCATGTAACGCATTCCTCGCTACAAAGATTTCCTTTGTAAATGAAATTGCAAATCTTTGTGATGCGGTCGGCGCTAATTATGATGATGTAAGAAAAGGAATGGGGACTGATTCAAGAATCGGTCGTCAGTTTTTATATGCAGGAATTGGATATGGTGGATCTTGTTTTCCAAAAGATGTAAGAGCTCTTCTTCGCACTGCAGAAGAAGTAAATGCTCCTATGCACATCATTCAATCAGTGGAAGATGTAAACGAAAAACAAAAAACTCGTTTGACCGATAAAATTTTTGAACATTTCAAATCAACAGATATGAAAGGGAAAACATTTGGAATCTGGGGATTGTCTTTTAAACCAGGAACAGATGATATGCGAGAAGCACCGTCAATTCCTTTGATTTATGAATTACATAAAAACGGAGCAAAGTTACAAGTATTTGATCCTGCTTCCATGGAAACTTCAAAGTATTATTTTGATGGAAAGGTAGAATACAAGAAAGATGCGTATTCCACTCTTCAAGGTGCAGATGCAATGTTGCTTCTGACAGAATGGAGAGAGTTTAGAGAACCTGATTTTAATAAAATCAAGAGCCTTCTAAAAAACCCTTTAATTTTTGATGGAAGAAATCAATACAAACCAACTCTTATGAACGAGTTAGGGTTTACCTATTATTCTATCGGGAACAGATAAATTTTATGGTCCGACTGAATGAATTTTTGGCCGGACTAAAATCCTCTTTCTATTTCAGACAAAGCTTCATTACACATAGATTTATCCGAGTCAGTCGTCAATTGCGGTTTAATTTCCAATAAGACTGCTTTTGCGAGTTTTGACTCACCTGCATCCTTTAAAGTTAATCCATAATATAGTTTAGCGGTAGTTTTGCGGCCAGAAGTTGGATATGTTTCTAGAAATTCTTTCCAAGATTTTACTGCAGATTCTTTTGGACCATGGACAGATCTCACTAAGTTTAAGTTGAAATGTGCATTTTCTTTGAGGATAGGTAAGGTTTTGGATTTTTGGACAGCTTCCGTGAACTGCACTTCTGCTTTCTCAAAATCTTTGGTTTGAAAATACAATAAACCCAATCGAAAATGAATGTCGGGACTATTTACGTTCCGTCTAAGTTCTGTTTTGAGATAAGACTCAATATTTGGTTCTTGTAGGATTCTTCTAGATATATTTAAAATATCTTCTTTGGTGGCGAGTCCTGCAATTTTTGTCACATAGTTCCCGTCCCCATCAAGAAATAAGATGGTAGGGTATCCTTCAATATTGTATTTTTTTCGTAGGTTAGGGAATTCTTCTCCATCTAACCGAACTTTTACGAAGTTATCTAATACTTTGCTAACATCTGGGTCTGGAAAAATTTCTTTTTCTAAAACCAAACAATAGGTGCACCAATCAGCAAATACATCCACAATGATAAATTTTTTGTCCTGTTTTGCTGTTTCGAATCCCTTTTGGATGGATCCTCCCCATGGGGATTCGGAAAATAAGGAACTTGTGAGTAGAAGTAGGAAAAGGGAAAGAATCTTACGAACCATCTCCTGAATCCTAAAGTTTTTCCATTCGTTTGAATAGTCAATTTTCGCTTTTTCGAAATGGAATGGCTAGTTTCCATGGTCGGTAGAAGGTCAAAATATGGAATTTTTACTGAAATTGGAAGAACTACTCCGCAAACGTAAGGAAGAATTGCCTGAGAAGTCTTATACCGCTGAACTTTTCCGCGATGGTGTTGACCGCATCCTTAAAAAAATTGGCGAGGAAGCAGGGGAAGTGATCATCGCTGCAAAAAATCCCAACGAAAAAGAATTAATTCACGAAATTGCTGATTTGGTTTTTCACTTGGAAGTTCTCATGGTGGAAAAAGGAATTAGTTTATCTACCATAGCAAAAGAATTGGAAAAACGCCACAGTTAGTCTTTTGTTTCCCACAGGAAACTTAAATGAAGATATTCTTATATTTGTTTTACCCTTTTAGTTTGCTCTACCGTTTTTTATTTTGGTGGCAACAAAGGGGGACTCCCTCTTTCCGTTTACCAAAAGTTTTAGTCATTAGTGTAGGAAACATCACTTTAGGAGGAACTGGTAAAACTCCCTTCGTTCAATACTTAGTTAAATTTTTTAAAGAAGTTTATCCAAGTTATGCGATTACAATTTTGTCTCGTGGATATAAGGCGGAAAAAAGTAATGAAGGGGCAATTCTTACAAACGGACTTACTCCCAAGTTATTTGGTGATGAACCTAGCCAACATAAAGAAATGTTTCCCGATATACAGGTGATCATCGGGAGAAATAGGAAAAATGCATTTCTTTTGTATAATCAAATCCAGTCGCAGAAACATATTGTGATTCTTGATGATGGTTTTCAACATAAAGCATTACATAGAGATTTTGATTTTGTTTTGTTGGATGCCAATTCGCCTTTTGGTAATGGGTTTACTATCCCTTTGGGTTTTTTAAGAGAACCTGTCAGTCATATAAAAAGGACAAATGCGATTCTTTTTACTAAGATAACTTCTAAAAACAAAAATGGTTTGGAAAAATATCATTCTGATTTAAAGAAATTAGATCCATCGATTCCGATTTTTTCTTCTCAATTTGAATCTTCAGTTTCGGAAGTTCAGTTTCAACAAGGTTTAACATTAAAACCTTTTTTACCGAAATTGAATTCTAAATACTTTTTGGTGACTGGTGTTGGAAATCCAAAACACGTTTATGAAACAGCAAAATCCACCTTGTTATCGGAATCCATTCGAACTAAATTTTTCCCAGATCATTTTGAATTTAACGAAGATGTATTGTTTTCTTTGGCGAATGAAATTTTGAATGATGAAATTTTTGTGACCACTGAAAAAGATTGGATCAAAATGCGAACCAACATTGGTTTTTTAAAAGAACTTCAGAAGAAAAATATTATAGTGCTAATACTTTTGATTCAGGTTTCTGTTAATGAGGAGAAAGAACTCAAGTCTATGTTAGTTGGTCTCGTTTCCACATACGAATCAAAAATCGATCCGGCTTTAGAGACTTAAAAATTTTTTCAGACACAATATTCGGTTCGTTGACCATGGATGAAACCAAAATCTCTGCCGCGTATAAAGAGTGGGTGAGTCCTCTCGAACCAAGTCCATTGAGGATTCCAACATTTTCAAAGTAAGGAATTTCTATTTTTTTCCCCCCTTTTTTCAGTAGATTTTGGTATTTAATGGAAACATCCATTTTCGAAATATTGGGTAACCTTCCGATGACTGGACTACGGTCTTGTGATTGGGTTCTGTAACTGACTCTAGTTGGGAATAAACTTGGATTTTGAGGATTCCACTGCGAAGTGAGGTTCGGTAGTTTTTGGTATAAGTCCTTCCACATCATTTCGGATTCTTCTGACCTTGGTTCACTTTCGAGTTTGAATTCATCAAACGTTGCACCTAAAACTTGGATTCCTTGAATTGCTGGAGTGAGATAATCACCATATAAAATCCCGTAAGTATTTGTCGGGTTTTGTTCTGGAATTTTTAAGATTTGGCCCCTAACTTTCTTTAGTGGCAGCCAATCCAAATGTGGGTCCTCTGAAAATTGGTATCCTTGGCTTAAAAAAAGGTAATCACATTCAATTTTTTCATCAGTTGTTTGACAGAGAATTTTTGAGTTTTCATTCGACTCTTCCCATTTTAACAACTTACAATTGTACTTAGTATCTGGATTTGTAATGGTCAAAATTTGTTTCGTAAGGTCTACAGGTGATAGAGATTTTCCTTGTGGAAAGAAGAGGGCTTTGGTTCCAGAAGTTGGTTCTACACTTTCTCTTGCTATATTATTTGGAATTTGATGCGAAATAATAGAATGCGAATAACGATCGTATGTTCCTTCTGTATCCATGAGGTAATAGATTCCGTCCACATGGGGAACTTTTTGTTCTAGGTGATAGTTTTCCCAAATGGATAAAAAATATATAAAAGATGATAAGGAAAATTCAGATTCAGCTGTTTTGTGTTTGGTGAGAAATGGATACACAACACCAATAGGATTTCCACTTGCATGTTGGGCAGGCCCAAAGTCGGAATCAATTAAAATGGTTTGGATATTTCTTTTTTTTAGAGCAAAACAAATGCTAACACCAGCAATTCCTGCGCCCACAACAACGGCGGTTTTTTTTCGATCATTCATCTAATATTATTTTAACAATCCGGAAATCATTTCCCGTTTCCTTCCAAATCCTTTTTTCTTTTCGATAACAAACCCTAGTTCGGTGAGATTTCTTCGTAAAAAACCTGCAGATGAAAAAGTTGCCAAACTAGTTCCCGCGATGGACTTGTTTCTTATTAAACGCAGAACTTCAGGTGACCACATCTCTGGATTTTTTCCTGGTGAAAACCCATCCAAATACCAGGAATTGATCATGGGAAAACGGGGAAGGCAAATTTGGATGTCTCCGAAATAAACATTTACAGTAAATTGACTTTTGTTTGTTTGATGAACCCAAGTATAAGTCCAGAGGTTTTTTGTTTCATCTTTTCCCCAGGTAAATTTTGCTATTTCATAAGAAGTGAGAAGTTCTTCAAACCACAATGTTTGATTCGGATAACTTTTGTTTAGTGTTAAGAGTATGTCAGTATTTAATGGGTAACCTTCTAGGCTAATAAACTCCATTGAGTTTGGGTTTTGGAGTGAATTCCAACTTTCTAAGGTAACGAATAAATTGAGACCAGAACCAAACCCGAGTTCCCCAATCCGATAAACAGATTGGTTACTCTCGCTGATTTTTGTTCCAACATCATTTCCGTTAAAAAAAACATATAGAGACTCTTCCCATCCACCTTGTTTCGAAAAATACACATCATCAAATAACTTCGAAACAGGGACTCCCTCTTTGAATTCGATTGTATTTTGCGATTGGTCGGAAGGGGAATTCAACATACAGTAAAACTATTTCCTATTTTGGGGAACTAACTTACCTTGGAAACTCAATCTCGAATTCCACTGATTGTAAAAAGTAAGTCACTTACCTTTTGCCCCCACCTACCAAAGATACCGCCTTTCCCAGGAAAGTTGCTTTCCAAGCTGACTTCCTAGTCTTCTACACTAACTTACAAAAGGAACGGGTTTACCTTCGAAACCCCGTCGCTTTCGAAACCAACGCGCAAAAGT includes these proteins:
- a CDS encoding UDP-glucose dehydrogenase family protein — its product is MKVCVVGTGYVGLVAGTCFAEYGNDVICIDKDEKKISDLKQGIIPIYEPGLSELVERNYKEGRLKFSTSLKDGVESSEFVFIAVGTPTSDNGSADLRFVFAVAEEVGKTMNGYKIIVDKSTVPVGTADQVKAIVAKNTKHPFDVVSNPEFLKEGAAIEDFMRPERVVIGAESELAAKKMSELYSPFVLNGNPIITMSIRSAELTKYACNAFLATKISFVNEIANLCDAVGANYDDVRKGMGTDSRIGRQFLYAGIGYGGSCFPKDVRALLRTAEEVNAPMHIIQSVEDVNEKQKTRLTDKIFEHFKSTDMKGKTFGIWGLSFKPGTDDMREAPSIPLIYELHKNGAKLQVFDPASMETSKYYFDGKVEYKKDAYSTLQGADAMLLLTEWREFREPDFNKIKSLLKNPLIFDGRNQYKPTLMNELGFTYYSIGNR
- a CDS encoding thioredoxin fold domain-containing protein, which produces MVRKILSLFLLLLTSSLFSESPWGGSIQKGFETAKQDKKFIIVDVFADWCTYCLVLEKEIFPDPDVSKVLDNFVKVRLDGEEFPNLRKKYNIEGYPTILFLDGDGNYVTKIAGLATKEDILNISRRILQEPNIESYLKTELRRNVNSPDIHFRLGLLYFQTKDFEKAEVQFTEAVQKSKTLPILKENAHFNLNLVRSVHGPKESAVKSWKEFLETYPTSGRKTTAKLYYGLTLKDAGESKLAKAVLLEIKPQLTTDSDKSMCNEALSEIERGF
- the hisE gene encoding phosphoribosyl-ATP diphosphatase, whose protein sequence is MEFLLKLEELLRKRKEELPEKSYTAELFRDGVDRILKKIGEEAGEVIIAAKNPNEKELIHEIADLVFHLEVLMVEKGISLSTIAKELEKRHS
- the lpxK gene encoding tetraacyldisaccharide 4'-kinase, with translation MKIFLYLFYPFSLLYRFLFWWQQRGTPSFRLPKVLVISVGNITLGGTGKTPFVQYLVKFFKEVYPSYAITILSRGYKAEKSNEGAILTNGLTPKLFGDEPSQHKEMFPDIQVIIGRNRKNAFLLYNQIQSQKHIVILDDGFQHKALHRDFDFVLLDANSPFGNGFTIPLGFLREPVSHIKRTNAILFTKITSKNKNGLEKYHSDLKKLDPSIPIFSSQFESSVSEVQFQQGLTLKPFLPKLNSKYFLVTGVGNPKHVYETAKSTLLSESIRTKFFPDHFEFNEDVLFSLANEILNDEIFVTTEKDWIKMRTNIGFLKELQKKNIIVLILLIQVSVNEEKELKSMLVGLVSTYESKIDPALET
- the mnmC gene encoding FAD-dependent 5-carboxymethylaminomethyl-2-thiouridine(34) oxidoreductase MnmC, whose translation is MNDRKKTAVVVGAGIAGVSICFALKKRNIQTILIDSDFGPAQHASGNPIGVVYPFLTKHKTAESEFSLSSFIYFLSIWENYHLEQKVPHVDGIYYLMDTEGTYDRYSHSIISHQIPNNIARESVEPTSGTKALFFPQGKSLSPVDLTKQILTITNPDTKYNCKLLKWEESNENSKILCQTTDEKIECDYLFLSQGYQFSEDPHLDWLPLKKVRGQILKIPEQNPTNTYGILYGDYLTPAIQGIQVLGATFDEFKLESEPRSEESEMMWKDLYQKLPNLTSQWNPQNPSLFPTRVSYRTQSQDRSPVIGRLPNISKMDVSIKYQNLLKKGGKKIEIPYFENVGILNGLGSRGLTHSLYAAEILVSSMVNEPNIVSEKIFKSLKPDRFLIRMWKRDQLT
- the mnmD gene encoding tRNA (5-methylaminomethyl-2-thiouridine)(34)-methyltransferase MnmD encodes the protein MLNSPSDQSQNTIEFKEGVPVSKLFDDVYFSKQGGWEESLYVFFNGNDVGTKISESNQSVYRIGELGFGSGLNLFVTLESWNSLQNPNSMEFISLEGYPLNTDILLTLNKSYPNQTLWFEELLTSYEIAKFTWGKDETKNLWTYTWVHQTNKSQFTVNVYFGDIQICLPRFPMINSWYLDGFSPGKNPEMWSPEVLRLIRNKSIAGTSLATFSSAGFLRRNLTELGFVIEKKKGFGRKREMISGLLK